In Pseudomonas sp. MYb327, one DNA window encodes the following:
- the tgt gene encoding tRNA guanosine(34) transglycosylase Tgt, whose protein sequence is MSFELLATDGKARRGRLTFPRGTVETPAFMPVGTYGTVKGMLPRDIEATGAEIILGNTFHLWLRPGTEVIKKHGDLHDFMQWKGPILTDSGGFQVFSLGAMRKIKEEGVTFASPVDGAKVFMGPEESMQVQRDLGSDIVMIFDECTPYPADEDVARISMELSLRWAKRSKEAHGENTAALFGIVQGGMHQDLRMRSLEGLNQIGFDGLAIGGLSVGEPKHEMIKVLDYLPGMMPADKPRYLMGVGKPEDLVEGVRRGVDMFDCVMPTRNARNGHLFIDTGVLKIRNAFHRHDDSPLDPTCDCYTCQNFSRAYLHHLDKCGEMLGSMLNTIHNLRHYQVLMAGLREAIQQGTLAAFVDAFYAKRGLPVPPLD, encoded by the coding sequence ATGTCTTTCGAGCTGCTGGCCACTGATGGCAAGGCTCGTCGCGGTCGTTTGACCTTCCCGCGCGGTACCGTCGAGACCCCGGCCTTCATGCCGGTGGGCACGTACGGCACGGTCAAGGGCATGCTGCCACGGGATATCGAGGCGACCGGCGCTGAAATCATTCTGGGCAACACCTTCCACCTGTGGTTGCGCCCGGGCACGGAAGTGATCAAGAAGCACGGCGACCTGCACGATTTCATGCAGTGGAAAGGCCCGATCCTGACCGACTCCGGCGGTTTCCAGGTGTTCAGCCTGGGCGCCATGCGCAAGATCAAGGAGGAGGGCGTGACCTTCGCTTCCCCGGTCGACGGCGCCAAGGTGTTCATGGGCCCGGAAGAGTCGATGCAGGTCCAGCGTGACCTGGGCTCCGACATCGTGATGATTTTCGACGAATGCACGCCGTACCCGGCGGACGAAGACGTTGCTCGTATCTCCATGGAATTGTCCCTGCGTTGGGCCAAGCGTTCGAAAGAAGCCCATGGCGAGAACACGGCGGCGCTGTTCGGTATCGTTCAGGGCGGCATGCACCAGGACCTGCGCATGCGCTCCCTGGAAGGCCTCAACCAGATCGGTTTCGACGGCTTGGCCATCGGCGGCCTGTCGGTAGGCGAGCCGAAGCACGAAATGATCAAGGTGCTGGATTACCTGCCGGGCATGATGCCGGCTGACAAACCTCGTTACCTTATGGGCGTTGGCAAACCGGAAGACTTGGTTGAGGGTGTGCGCCGCGGTGTGGACATGTTCGATTGCGTGATGCCAACCCGTAATGCCCGCAATGGGCATCTGTTCATTGATACCGGCGTGCTGAAGATCCGAAATGCGTTCCATCGCCATGATGATTCGCCGCTCGATCCGACCTGCGATTGCTATACCTGCCAGAACTTCTCCCGCGCTTATCTGCATCACCTGGACAAGTGCGGCGAAATGCTGGGAAGCATGCTCAATACCATCCATAACTTGCGTCATTATCAAGTGCTTATGGCTGGTTTGCGCGAGGCTATTCAACAGGGTACATTGGCCGCCTTTGTCGATGCCTTCTACGCCAAACGCGGGTTACCTGTTCCGCCTTTGGACTGA
- the queA gene encoding tRNA preQ1(34) S-adenosylmethionine ribosyltransferase-isomerase QueA: MRVADFTFELPDSLIARHPLAERRNSRLLTLDGVSGALAHRQFTDLLEHLRPGDLMVFNNTRVIPARLFGQKASGGKLEILVERVLDSHRVLAHVRSSKSPKPGSKILIDGGGEAEMLARHDALFELGFAEEVLPLLDRVGHMPLPPYIDRPDEGADRERYQTVYAERLGAVAAPTAGLHFDQVLMEAIAAKGVETAFVTLHVGAGTFQPVRVEKLEDHHMHTEWLEVGQDVVDAVAACRTRGGRVVAVGTTSVRSLESAARDGVLKPFSGDTDIFIYPGRPFHVVDALVTNFHLPESTLLMLVSAFAGYPETMAAYKAAVDNGYRFFSYGDAMFITRNPAPTAPKESGPEETV, from the coding sequence ATGCGCGTTGCTGACTTTACTTTTGAGCTCCCTGATTCGCTGATCGCCCGCCATCCGCTGGCCGAACGGCGCAATAGTCGCCTGTTGACCCTTGATGGGGTCAGCGGCGCCCTGGCACACCGTCAATTCACTGATTTGCTGGAGCATTTGCGCCCTGGCGACTTGATGGTGTTCAACAATACCCGGGTGATTCCGGCGCGGCTGTTTGGCCAGAAGGCTTCCGGCGGCAAGCTGGAAATCCTGGTGGAGCGGGTGCTCGACAGTCATCGCGTGCTGGCCCATGTGCGTTCCAGCAAGTCGCCCAAGCCTGGGTCGAAGATCCTCATCGACGGCGGTGGCGAGGCCGAGATGCTGGCGCGGCACGATGCGTTGTTCGAGTTGGGGTTTGCTGAAGAGGTGTTGCCGCTGCTTGACCGCGTCGGGCACATGCCGCTGCCTCCTTATATAGACCGCCCGGATGAAGGCGCCGACCGCGAGCGTTACCAGACCGTCTACGCCGAGCGTTTGGGCGCGGTGGCGGCGCCGACGGCGGGGCTGCATTTCGATCAGGTGCTGATGGAGGCGATTGCCGCCAAGGGCGTCGAGACTGCGTTCGTGACCCTGCACGTCGGCGCTGGCACGTTCCAGCCGGTGCGCGTCGAGAAGCTTGAAGACCACCACATGCACACTGAATGGCTGGAAGTCGGCCAGGACGTGGTCGATGCCGTGGCTGCCTGCCGCACTCGCGGTGGTCGCGTGGTGGCGGTGGGGACCACCAGCGTGCGTTCCCTGGAAAGCGCCGCCCGCGATGGCGTGCTCAAGCCGTTCAGCGGCGATACAGACATTTTCATCTACCCTGGCCGGCCGTTTCATGTGGTCGATGCCCTGGTCACCAACTTCCATTTGCCCGAATCCACGCTGTTGATGCTGGTTTCGGCGTTCGCCGGTTATCCCGAGACCATGGCGGCTTACAAGGCTGCGGTTGACAACGGGTACCGCTTTTTCAGCTACGGTGATGCGATGTTCATCACGCGTAATCCTGCGCCGACTGCCCCTAAAGAATCGGGCCCAGAGGAAACTGTATGA
- a CDS encoding integrase arm-type DNA-binding domain-containing protein, translating to MALTDTAARTAKPRDKLYRLTDAAGLCLEVTPGGSKLWRFRYRFGGKAKMMGLGAYPSVTLAKARERREDARRLLADGIDPTTHKQDEKRAQAAHVHTFEELAREWYAYNSPRWAPATAAKALQYLEADILSVIGPRPLQEITRPELVALVRKVETRGALNVAGKVRQWLSQIFRYGLAKGSVESNPATDLDVVAAIAPRTKNHPHVPLSEIPALLGKLDAAKCDVMTRIAVRLLLLTGVRPGELRHAPWDEFDLESATWTIPAARMKARRPHIVPLPRQAVATLLELKEITGSYPIAFPGRNNRERPQSENTVNKALHQIGYEGRQTGHGFRHLLSTELNSRGYNRDWIERQLAHGDQDEIRDTYNHAHYLPQRRQMMQEWADSVEALCTGANVVAIRSVKS from the coding sequence GTGGCTCTCACCGACACCGCTGCTCGCACCGCCAAGCCCCGCGACAAACTCTACCGGCTGACCGACGCTGCAGGCTTGTGCCTGGAAGTCACCCCCGGCGGCTCGAAACTCTGGCGATTCCGCTACCGCTTCGGCGGCAAAGCAAAAATGATGGGGTTGGGTGCATACCCCTCTGTCACTTTGGCCAAGGCCAGGGAGCGCCGCGAGGATGCTCGCCGCCTGCTGGCCGATGGTATCGACCCCACCACTCACAAGCAGGACGAGAAACGCGCTCAAGCCGCACACGTCCACACCTTCGAAGAACTGGCCCGCGAGTGGTACGCCTACAACTCTCCGCGCTGGGCGCCCGCCACTGCCGCCAAGGCGCTGCAATACCTGGAGGCCGACATTCTCTCGGTTATAGGTCCGCGCCCACTGCAAGAGATCACCCGGCCCGAGCTGGTCGCCCTGGTGCGCAAAGTCGAGACTCGCGGCGCGCTTAATGTTGCCGGGAAGGTTCGCCAGTGGCTGAGTCAGATATTCCGATACGGCCTGGCAAAGGGTTCGGTTGAGTCAAATCCCGCGACCGATCTGGACGTGGTAGCGGCCATCGCCCCGAGGACGAAGAACCACCCGCACGTGCCGCTTTCGGAGATTCCCGCGCTGCTGGGAAAACTGGATGCTGCCAAGTGCGACGTGATGACCCGCATCGCTGTGCGCTTGCTACTGCTGACTGGCGTTCGCCCTGGTGAGTTGCGCCATGCGCCTTGGGATGAGTTCGACCTGGAGTCGGCAACCTGGACAATTCCCGCCGCCCGGATGAAAGCCCGCCGACCGCACATAGTGCCCCTGCCCCGTCAAGCTGTGGCCACGCTGCTGGAACTCAAGGAAATAACCGGCAGTTATCCCATCGCCTTCCCTGGGCGCAATAACCGCGAACGACCACAGTCGGAGAACACCGTGAATAAGGCCCTACACCAGATCGGCTATGAAGGTCGGCAGACCGGCCACGGATTCCGCCACCTGCTGAGTACCGAGCTGAACAGTCGCGGCTATAACCGGGACTGGATCGAGCGCCAGCTTGCCCACGGCGACCAGGACGAGATCCGCGACACCTATAACCACGCTCATTACCTTCCGCAACGTCGCCAGATGATGCAGGAATGGGCTGACTCAGTAGAGGCGCTATGCACTGGCGCGAATGTAGTAGCGATCAGGAGCGTAAAAAGTTGA
- a CDS encoding AlpA family phage regulatory protein produces MATQETRRFIRIKEVLSITSLSQSELYRRIKAGTFPAQVKLAPGHVVWVQSEVDTWVAERIAEARAEAA; encoded by the coding sequence ATGGCTACTCAAGAAACCCGCCGCTTTATCCGCATCAAAGAAGTCCTGTCGATCACATCCCTGAGTCAGTCAGAGCTGTATCGCCGCATCAAGGCCGGCACGTTCCCTGCTCAGGTGAAGTTGGCGCCAGGTCATGTCGTTTGGGTGCAATCCGAGGTCGATACCTGGGTTGCTGAGCGCATTGCTGAAGCTCGCGCCGAGGCTGCGTAA
- a CDS encoding virulence-associated protein E, giving the protein MNTQNGAPALAGSACLDKVLSCLDKVKPAGANKWKACCPAHNDKNPSLAITETSKGTILLKCWVGCTAQSIVSAMGLEFRDLFPGEKRERRGPSAAAIKHERAVYLIGKSLLDDGKLSGDDLQRFNLAKQRLGVI; this is encoded by the coding sequence ATGAATACTCAAAACGGCGCACCTGCGCTGGCGGGTTCGGCTTGCCTGGATAAAGTACTTAGCTGCCTCGACAAAGTTAAACCGGCTGGCGCCAATAAGTGGAAAGCGTGTTGCCCTGCGCATAACGACAAGAACCCGAGCTTGGCAATTACCGAGACTTCGAAGGGAACAATTCTGCTCAAGTGCTGGGTCGGTTGTACCGCTCAAAGCATCGTGTCGGCGATGGGACTGGAGTTTCGAGATCTGTTCCCTGGCGAGAAACGCGAACGCCGCGGGCCCAGTGCGGCAGCCATAAAACATGAGCGGGCCGTTTACCTAATCGGAAAGTCACTGCTCGATGACGGCAAGTTGTCCGGCGACGATCTGCAGCGCTTCAACCTCGCTAAGCAGCGTCTGGGGGTCATATGA
- a CDS encoding AAA family ATPase, with translation MSNKDRFADQWTNPVTPLQVVPSVWKVNAVSAANIKPVAIRWLWPGWLAKGKLHILAGAGGTGKTTLLISLIATITTGGRWPDGEICQERGNVLIWSSEDDPADTLVPRLIAAGADVSRVHIIQGRLNAKGEADPFDPSNDIGLLRDTVLELGGVSLLMLDPVVSAVKGDMHKANDVRRGLQGVVDFAEANLCAVVGISHFAKGGAGSSPADRVIGSQAFSALARTVLVAAKQQDSDARVLARAKSNIGTDEGGVSYTIEPCTIDGDIETTHVAWGDLIEGSAREILGDVEGSDDDTRMDDDDPSEALKRILKDGPMTGKQVKGLMAENGYSAKQTRTAREKLSVVTAREGFGKEIKTLWSLPQATGPYSAFPPFVPLCPDSCPALDMGTNGEKGHEWEKSGDGAPMPSFAEDDAEEV, from the coding sequence ATGAGCAACAAGGACAGATTTGCGGATCAGTGGACAAACCCAGTTACCCCGCTTCAAGTGGTTCCCTCTGTTTGGAAGGTCAACGCTGTCAGCGCAGCAAACATCAAGCCGGTGGCGATTCGCTGGCTATGGCCTGGCTGGTTGGCGAAGGGGAAGTTGCACATCCTGGCTGGCGCTGGCGGTACCGGGAAAACCACGCTGCTGATTAGCTTAATCGCAACCATCACCACGGGCGGGCGGTGGCCAGACGGTGAAATTTGCCAGGAGCGCGGCAACGTCCTGATTTGGTCGAGCGAAGACGACCCGGCAGACACGCTGGTGCCGCGTTTGATCGCTGCTGGTGCTGACGTAAGCCGGGTGCACATTATCCAAGGCCGCCTCAACGCCAAGGGTGAAGCTGACCCATTCGACCCATCGAACGATATCGGTTTGCTGCGTGACACCGTGCTCGAACTGGGCGGTGTGTCATTGCTGATGCTCGATCCGGTGGTCAGCGCCGTCAAAGGGGATATGCACAAGGCCAATGATGTTCGGCGCGGGCTGCAAGGTGTGGTGGATTTCGCCGAGGCCAATCTCTGTGCCGTAGTGGGAATTTCCCACTTCGCTAAAGGTGGCGCCGGTTCCTCGCCGGCGGATCGGGTAATCGGCTCCCAAGCATTCTCGGCGCTGGCGCGGACGGTGCTGGTGGCCGCCAAGCAACAAGACTCCGATGCCCGGGTGCTGGCGCGGGCCAAGTCCAATATCGGCACGGACGAGGGCGGCGTCTCTTACACGATTGAGCCCTGCACCATCGACGGCGACATTGAAACGACGCACGTTGCGTGGGGAGATCTGATCGAGGGCTCAGCCAGGGAGATTCTGGGGGACGTTGAGGGATCAGACGATGACACACGGATGGATGACGATGATCCATCAGAGGCACTGAAACGAATCCTCAAAGATGGGCCGATGACCGGCAAGCAAGTGAAAGGCTTGATGGCGGAAAACGGATACAGCGCGAAGCAGACTCGAACCGCTCGCGAAAAATTGTCAGTAGTGACAGCCAGAGAGGGTTTCGGAAAGGAGATTAAAACCCTTTGGTCGCTCCCACAGGCCACCGGTCCTTACTCGGCATTTCCTCCATTCGTGCCCTTGTGCCCTGACTCGTGCCCAGCCTTAGACATGGGCACGAATGGAGAAAAAGGGCACGAATGGGAGAAATCTGGCGATGGGGCACCAATGCCAAGCTTCGCAGAAGACGACGCGGAGGAAGTCTGA
- a CDS encoding phage major capsid protein — protein sequence MLNAMSNNARRELKTKSGGDQIEDLILKELQTRDVEIKNFSENAVKEITALKDRLIDLEQKGQRRGGNAPAGGVDAVGKMADEFTKSGQFAAMKSGGPTTGRVTVDSVSIKALTNAGQGITGSTSYSATAQRQPGLHNDPRRDLSLLDYLPSLPATTSTFEYMQLKDYVNNATEQEEEGQQKAESNIDAELETANIATIAHFTRASKQVLDDTPALGQQIGNLLDYGLLEKLEARLIAGPGGKGKIKGLIGYAVPHVVVGTLLPVDAIGQAVTAMKTSGWQARLIIMNPNDWFNISSERDADGQYVLGSPRDPAPAVLWGVPLITSGSMPAGTVLLLDTSQVAMLDREQPTLMLSREDGNNFTSNMVTLLAELRAGLAVFSTGAVRSVDITPAAGG from the coding sequence ATGCTTAACGCTATGAGCAACAACGCCCGCCGTGAACTGAAAACCAAGAGCGGCGGCGATCAAATCGAGGACCTGATCCTCAAAGAGCTCCAGACCCGCGACGTTGAAATCAAGAATTTCAGCGAGAACGCAGTAAAAGAAATCACAGCCCTCAAAGACCGCCTGATTGACCTGGAGCAGAAAGGCCAGCGCCGTGGCGGCAACGCGCCAGCCGGTGGCGTTGACGCGGTCGGCAAGATGGCCGATGAGTTCACGAAGTCCGGCCAGTTCGCCGCAATGAAGTCTGGTGGCCCGACCACTGGCCGCGTCACCGTTGATAGTGTCAGCATCAAAGCGTTGACCAACGCCGGCCAGGGCATCACCGGATCCACCAGCTACTCCGCCACCGCCCAGCGTCAGCCAGGCCTGCACAACGATCCTCGCCGGGACCTCTCCCTGCTGGACTACCTGCCCTCCCTGCCCGCTACCACCAGCACTTTCGAGTATATGCAGCTCAAGGACTACGTGAACAACGCCACGGAGCAGGAGGAGGAAGGCCAGCAAAAGGCAGAAAGCAACATCGATGCCGAGCTGGAAACAGCGAACATTGCAACGATTGCCCACTTCACCCGGGCGTCCAAACAGGTGCTGGACGATACGCCAGCTCTGGGCCAGCAGATCGGCAACCTGCTGGACTATGGCCTGCTGGAAAAACTGGAAGCTCGTTTGATTGCCGGCCCAGGCGGCAAAGGCAAAATCAAAGGCTTGATCGGTTACGCGGTACCACACGTTGTCGTCGGCACTCTGTTACCGGTTGATGCGATTGGCCAGGCAGTGACCGCAATGAAGACCAGCGGTTGGCAAGCCCGACTGATCATCATGAACCCAAACGATTGGTTCAACATTTCCAGCGAGCGCGATGCGGACGGCCAATATGTGCTGGGCTCCCCTCGTGATCCAGCGCCAGCGGTTCTGTGGGGTGTGCCGCTGATCACTTCGGGCTCGATGCCAGCCGGTACCGTACTGCTGCTGGATACCAGCCAGGTCGCGATGCTCGACCGCGAGCAACCAACCCTGATGCTGAGCCGCGAAGACGGCAACAACTTCACCAGCAACATGGTCACCTTGCTGGCAGAGCTTCGCGCTGGTCTGGCTGTGTTCTCCACCGGCGCCGTACGCTCGGTCGATATCACTCCTGCCGCTGGCGGCTGA
- a CDS encoding tail assembly protein yields MAMAISYGSKTRILLSGSAAKLFGREHIYELSSGSTREAVKAIDVNHPGFAKYLANAKARGLEFAVFRNRRNISEKELGLGRANEIRIVPVIHGSKRASILQTVLGVVLIAASSITNGATLAPGIAMVAGGVIQMLSPQASGLKQSSSPENAPSYAFGSAKNTTASGNPIPICIGERRWGGIIISASIYAEDKV; encoded by the coding sequence ATGGCCATGGCCATCAGTTACGGCAGCAAAACAAGAATCCTGCTCAGCGGATCGGCCGCAAAGCTCTTCGGCAGAGAGCATATTTACGAATTGTCTAGCGGCAGTACCCGTGAAGCTGTGAAGGCTATCGATGTAAACCATCCCGGTTTCGCGAAGTATCTTGCCAATGCCAAGGCCCGCGGACTGGAATTCGCCGTCTTCCGGAATCGTCGAAACATCAGCGAGAAAGAACTGGGCCTGGGCAGAGCGAACGAGATTCGTATCGTCCCCGTGATACACGGCAGCAAGCGCGCCAGCATACTTCAAACCGTTCTCGGGGTGGTTCTGATTGCCGCGAGCTCAATCACGAACGGCGCGACCCTCGCACCTGGTATCGCAATGGTGGCCGGTGGCGTGATCCAGATGCTCAGCCCGCAGGCATCAGGCCTTAAGCAAAGCTCATCCCCCGAAAACGCACCGTCCTACGCCTTCGGTAGTGCCAAGAACACCACGGCCAGCGGTAACCCCATACCAATCTGCATTGGCGAGCGTCGATGGGGCGGCATCATCATTTCCGCTTCGATCTATGCTGAGGACAAGGTATAG
- a CDS encoding excisionase has protein sequence MNTVRRWARDGLLTPPPTKHGRSYYIDPDALYVPHKRCRVPNGNLVERIRIARQGCRNTTKKT, from the coding sequence ATGAACACGGTCAGGAGATGGGCCAGAGACGGGCTGCTCACCCCGCCTCCCACTAAGCATGGGCGCAGCTATTACATTGACCCTGATGCACTCTATGTCCCACATAAGCGATGCCGAGTGCCGAACGGGAATCTTGTTGAAAGAATACGGATCGCAAGGCAAGGCTGCCGGAATACTACGAAAAAAACGTAG
- a CDS encoding SLATT domain-containing protein, translated as MSLTSDYRFNTYRRLNSLEGASNVALILASTALIVVSFIVALYTGKLGREEIYITIGQNCLPIIMLALSILVSGAKYGARSEKIHDCAQSLNHFKKLLKFDIEDHNFSPSSDNFKEYAKQYAEIIAKHENHSKVDLSIESLRTTKSTGFLKLLLELAAGLIGRGLLYYLYISISVMSVFWMLLGIYLAIRGVTPC; from the coding sequence GTGAGCCTCACCTCTGACTATCGATTTAATACTTATAGAAGATTAAATAGCTTAGAGGGAGCCTCCAATGTCGCCTTGATATTAGCCTCTACCGCACTAATCGTCGTATCATTTATCGTAGCCCTATACACTGGAAAACTTGGAAGAGAAGAAATATATATAACCATCGGCCAAAACTGCTTACCGATTATCATGTTAGCCCTATCTATCTTGGTTTCCGGAGCAAAATATGGTGCCCGATCAGAAAAAATCCACGACTGCGCTCAATCTCTTAATCACTTTAAGAAGCTTTTAAAGTTTGACATTGAAGATCACAACTTCTCACCTTCCTCTGATAACTTTAAAGAATACGCAAAACAATACGCCGAAATCATTGCAAAACATGAAAACCACAGCAAAGTAGACTTGAGCATCGAAAGTCTAAGAACAACAAAAAGCACTGGATTTTTGAAATTACTGCTGGAACTTGCCGCCGGACTGATAGGCCGCGGACTACTGTACTATCTTTACATATCAATCTCTGTAATGTCTGTGTTCTGGATGCTCTTGGGAATCTATCTAGCAATAAGAGGAGTAACACCTTGCTAG
- the drt3a gene encoding antiviral reverse transcriptase Drt3a → MLDQNFTGKSLLRLTSINDIIRFKLGRKRSEYLEKLELVAKKIVDDGCDFSGLTFYEKRGKKIFKPSSLESVYSLRRVNKILSRIYKVKQADRDTITKQISSLVSDTSRYSIVKGDIKGFYESIPRESVIAKVESNRILSYQNRRIVKQVFSCPSVSTASGLPRGISISSSLSELYIREFDRYVRALDGVYYYARYVDDFIIFCHTKTDKLLESIEKLKQLDLTLNYKKIKTIHSETLSNKHPENNGHLSFLGYEHFFDSDSSVKIRISRNRVRKIKTRIVLSFLDYVRNKDISLLCLRLKFITGNYLIREPSHPNESSQGLMAGFYYNNKTLSDLQQIKELDKFLMKLCRSKQGSIYRTIGATDMRSICIATQGISFDKGFNQRKVYEIAKNEFSQIKDCWKRESNYEK, encoded by the coding sequence TTGCTAGATCAGAACTTTACGGGGAAAAGCCTACTACGACTAACATCAATTAACGATATAATCAGATTTAAACTTGGTAGAAAGCGAAGCGAATACCTCGAAAAACTAGAATTAGTTGCAAAAAAAATTGTAGATGACGGCTGCGACTTCTCAGGACTTACCTTTTATGAGAAGAGAGGAAAAAAGATTTTTAAACCTTCCTCATTAGAAAGCGTTTACAGTCTGCGACGTGTTAATAAAATCCTAAGCAGAATATATAAAGTTAAACAGGCGGATCGCGACACCATCACCAAACAAATAAGCTCGTTAGTTTCAGATACTAGTCGCTACAGCATTGTAAAAGGTGATATCAAAGGCTTTTATGAGTCCATTCCAAGAGAGTCAGTCATAGCCAAGGTAGAGTCAAACCGAATCCTTTCATATCAAAACAGACGAATTGTAAAACAAGTTTTTTCTTGCCCGAGCGTATCTACTGCATCTGGACTACCAAGGGGAATCAGCATTAGCTCTTCCCTCTCAGAATTATACATAAGGGAGTTCGACAGATATGTCAGAGCGCTAGACGGTGTTTATTACTACGCCCGATACGTTGACGATTTTATTATTTTTTGCCACACAAAAACCGACAAACTACTCGAAAGCATTGAAAAACTCAAACAGCTAGATCTGACTTTAAACTATAAAAAAATAAAAACAATACATTCAGAAACGCTATCAAATAAGCACCCTGAGAATAATGGACATCTTAGCTTTCTCGGGTATGAACACTTTTTTGATAGCGATTCGTCGGTAAAAATCCGCATCTCACGCAACAGAGTCAGAAAAATAAAGACACGTATTGTTCTGTCATTTTTGGATTATGTGAGAAACAAGGACATATCCTTACTTTGCCTTCGACTAAAATTCATTACAGGAAATTATCTAATTCGTGAACCCTCACATCCCAATGAGAGTTCACAGGGCCTGATGGCGGGATTTTACTACAACAATAAAACATTATCAGACCTCCAGCAAATTAAAGAACTTGATAAATTCCTGATGAAACTTTGCCGTTCAAAACAGGGAAGTATATATAGAACAATTGGTGCTACTGACATGCGCTCTATCTGCATAGCAACTCAAGGCATTAGTTTTGACAAGGGATTCAACCAAAGAAAAGTTTACGAAATAGCAAAAAATGAATTCTCACAAATCAAAGATTGCTGGAAAAGAGAAAGCAACTATGAAAAATAG